GTTCCAGGGAGTACCCATCCAGCCGGCCCCTATGGCCCCTGCCGACAGAACAATCAGGGGAACTGTCATGGTCCACGGGGACTCCTTGGGATGATTGGCGGGATTTTCTTTGCCAAAGAAAGCCAGAAAGATCATCCGCCACATATAAAATGCGGTTAAAAAGGCGGTAAATGCCGCCATGGCAAAAAGTACATAATGTCCTTCGGCCAGTGTGGAAACTAAAATTTCGTCCTTGCTCCAAAATCCGGAAAAAGGTGGAATACCGGCAATAGCCAGGCCGCCAATGACAAATGTCCAGGCAGTGATGGGCATTTTCTTGACCAGTCCACCCATTTCCCACACATCGGCCTTGTGGTGCAGGGCCACCAGCACACTACCGGCACCCAGGAACATCAGGGCCTTAAAGAAAGCGTGGGTCCACATATGGAACATACTGGCGGTCAGACTACCCACCCCCAGGGCCAGCATCATATAACCCAGCTGGCTGACGGTGGAATACGCCAGTATTTTCTTAATTTCACGTTGCGTAATGGCAATGGTGGCGGCAAAAAGTGCTGTAAAAGCACCGGTGACTGCCACCAACTGCATGGCCGATTCCACTTCATGGAACAGGAACATGGTACGACCCACCAGGTATACACCGGCCACGACCATGGTGGCGGCGTGGATCAGCGCGCTGACCGGAGTGGGGCCTTCCATGGCATCCGGCAACCAAACATGCAATGGAAACTGACCGGATTTACCGATGGGCCCGATGAACACCAGCACGGCAATCAGTGTAAGTATGCCATAGGTGGTGTATGCCTCAAAATGGGCAATTCGCTCGGCCAATTCGGTGAGGTTAAGTGTGCCAAATACAATCTGCAGCGCCAGGATGCCCAGCAAGAGGCCGAAATCCGCCACACGGCAGGTGACGAATGCTTTCTTGGCCGCCTCCCGGGCCGATATCTTATGCGTGTAAAATCCAATCAACAGGTATGAACATAGTCCCACCAGTTCCCATGCAATAAACATTTGCAGCAGGTTGCTGGAAATGACCAGCAGCAGCATGGAAGCACCGAACAGCGACAGGTATGAGAAAAATACCGAAAAACCATCTTCTCCATCCATATAACCAATGGAGTACAGATAGATAAAGGTTGCAATAAACGAAACCATGACCATCATCATGGCCGATACAGGATCCAACTGTATCCCCACGTCTATTTGCAAATCAGGCATCCCCGGCAATCCCAGGGAGAACCAGCGAATGGCATAAACCAGCGGTTTTTCCGCATATTCATGATTGGTGAAAATCCCGTACGCCGCCAGAGTGGCAATGACACAGGACAAGGCCATCGATGCCACCGTCACGATGGCACTGAGCTTTTGCCATGGCCGGGTGAGGAATACTATTACCACAAAGGCAAGGGCGGGAAGGAGCGGCACCAACCATGCATGCTGCATTGCATATTCAACAAGCATTATCTAAAAGCACCTACCTTCACTTTTAAAATCCTACCATTTCAGCCAGTCAAAATCGTCCAGATTTACAGACAGCTTATTGCGGTAGATGGCTATGATAATGGCCAGCCCTATACCCACTTCGGCGGCGGCCACGGTAATGACAAAAACAGCGAATATTTGTCCGATAAAATCGGTTGGGGTAATATACTTGCTGAAGGCCAACAGGTTAATATTCACCGCATTTAACATCAGCTCAATGCAAATGAGCACGGCCACAGCATTGCGCTTGGTCATAACACCAAACAGACCGATACTGAACAGCAGGGCCGAAAGCACCACATAATGGGTTAAACTAATCGTCAGCATTGGCCTTCACCCCCTCATCCCTGGCGATTACAAGGGCACCGATCAGGGCCACCAATAAAAGAATGGCCACTACTTCAAAGGGAATTACATATTTACTAAGCAGCAATGCACCGATGGCGTGAATGGTGTTTTCGGGCACCGCCTGTGTCGTCACCAGTTCGGTCCAGGCGGTACGACCGGCGAATACAGCACACATGGCCACCACCAGGGCCGTCAGACCGGCGCCAGCTAATAGTTGATTATTGAACAGGTTGGTACTTTTCATGTCCGGCCGTTGAATCAGCATGACACCGAAAACCACCATGATACAGACAGCCCCGGCATATACCAGAACCTGTATAGCGGCTATAAAGTCGGCATCCAACAGTAGAAACAATCCGGCCATGGATACGAAGGTAACGGCCAAAAACAGAACCGCGTGTACAATATTGCGTGCAAATATTACCAAAGTAGCGTTACCCAAAATAGTTATCGCTAACCCGTAAAAAGCAATTACGCTGTATATACTGGTTTCCATCGGTTACTGACCCTCCTTACCGGGAGCCTTGCCGGCGGCAACCTCTGCTGCAGCAGGTGCAGCGGATTTTTCGGCCTTAGCCTTGGGCTTGGGTTTGGGTTTGGGCGCAGCCTTTGCTGCCGGTGCTTCCTCCTCCACTGGTTCGGCAGGTGCTTCTCGCCGCACCAAAACAAGAGGGATGTCCCTGTAAAAATATTGATTCATATTAAAATCCTTGGAAAAATGCAGTGCATCTTTATTACAGGATTCAACGCACATACCACAGTACATGCAGTACTGAATATTCATTACATAATCAGTTAGAAATTGTTTTTTGCCCACCTTCTGTTTTTTCAGGTCGATAACCCTGTTTGGACAGGCATTGGCACACAACCCGCAGGCAATGCATTTATCCACATCCAAAACGAACTTGCCGTGAAAGCGCTCCGGTATTGTATGCTGCACTTCCGGGTACTGAACTGTCAGCTTGGGGGCCCAAAACTCTTTCCAGGTAATTTGCAAACCTTTCACTAACCCTTTACCAAACATGCAATCACCACCCTATCGCCCGGTAAATGTACATCCCTATACCGGTTACAAAGATGTTGGCCAAAGAAAGTGGTACTAATACTTTCCAGCCAAAGCCCATGAGCTGGTCCACCCGTATCCTGGGATAAGTCCAGCGAAGCTGCATAATAATGAACATTACGACATACACTTTGAGGAAAAACCACACCCAGGAAGGAATGATGGTCAAACCAAAGGGTGCATGCCACCCGCCCAAAAACAAAATCGTGGTTAAAGCACAAACCACCAGCATATTGGCGTACTCAGCCAGGTAGAACATAGCAAAGGCCATGCCGCCATATTCAGTGTTAAACCCGTTGACCAGTTCGGATTCACCTTCCATCAGGTCAAAGGGAGTACGGTTACATTCCGCCACAGCGGCGATAAAATAAATTAGGAATGCAATGGGTTGGGTAAAAATAAACCAGGTGTGTTCTTGGGCCGCAATAATATCGGACATTTTCAAACTTCCCACAATCATGACCACACCCAGGATAGCCAGCACCATCGGTAATTCGTAACTAACCATCTGAGCCACCACACGCATGCCGCCGAGCAAAGAATATTTATTGTTGGACGCCCAGCTGGCCATCCAAAAAATGATGGTGGACAGCGAGGCAATGGCTAGAAGGTATAACAATCCTATATTCATATCAATGGCCGCCATATTTTGACCAAAGGGTATTACTGCAAACACCATTAATGTGGGTACGAAAATCAGCACGGGAGCAAGTAAAAAAGGTATTAGATCCGCTTCCTTGTTGATAATGATTTCCTTGCTAATTAGTTTGCCGATATCGCACGTGGTTTGCAAAAGTCCCTTGGGGCCGACCCGGTTGGGGCCAATACGGGCCTGCATATAGGCGGCAACTTTACGCTCCATGTAAACCAGCCACAGAGCATTAACTAAAATAAATACGAGGATAGCCAAAAGCTTGACCAGCATCACGATGGCCTCATTTATTTCCAGGGGTACGCCCAGGCCACCGAGGAAAGATCTCAGCCCACCGGCTATGCCTACAAATAAATTTTCCAACATGCCTCTTCTCCCCTATGATCCCGTATTTGCTAACAATCCACTTCACCCAAAACAATGTCAATACTACCCAGTATGGCCACAACGTCGGCTATCAGGTAACCACGCAGCATTTCATCCAAATAACCCAGGTTAATAAAGGATGGCCTGCGTACATGAACACGATACGGCTTGTTACTGCCGTCGCTGACCACATAATAGCCGATGATACCCTTGGAGCTCTCTATTTCCTCGTAAGCTTCACCCTTGGGAGGTTTGAGCACTTTAGGCACCTTGGCGATAATGGGACCGTCAATTTCTTTAATTTGTTCGATGGCTTGCTGGATAATCCTTACGGACTGGCGCATTTCCCGCACCCGGCAGAAAAAGCGGTCAAAACAGTCACCGTTTTCACCCAGCGGCACATCAAAATCAAAACGGTCATAAATGCTGTATGACTTAACTTTGCGCAAATCGTAATTCACCCCGCTGCCCCTTAAGACCGGGCCGCTGAGGCTGTAATTTATGGCTGTCTCCGGTTTAAGCACACCCACAGCCTTGGTCCTGGCCTGGAATATTTCATTGCCGGTAATCAGACCGTCATACTCGTCGATATAACCCGGCATTTCATCCATCAGCTTCTTAAGCTTATCCAGCCAGCCCTCCGGAACATCGGCAGCCACACCACCAATGCGGGCGTAGCTCAGAGTCATTCTGGAACCAGTGAGTTCCTCCAGAAGATCCATCATTTTCTCCCGCTCGCGGAAGCAAAGGAGAAATCCTGTGAAACCTCCCATATCCAGCGCGTATACACCTGTGGCCAGTACGTGACTGGTCAGACGGGAAAGCTCCCCGGAAATAACCCGCAGGTACTCGGCCCTTTCCGGCACCTCAATACCCATCAGCTTTTCTACGGCCATCACATAACCCCAGTTTTGCAGCATAGCCGCAAGGTAATCCATGCGATCGGTATAGGGGATAAACTGAGGGTAAGTCCGCGATTCAGCTAATTTTTCCATACCACGGTGCAGGTAACCGCAAATTGGCTCGGCTCGGACGATTCTTTCCCCGTCCATAGTAAGAACAACCCGGAATACACCGTGGGTACTGGGGTGTTGCGGGCCAAAGTTTATATTAAATTCTTGCGTCCTCAACATGAGTTACTCCCTGCCACCTTTCCATTGGAAATCCTTGCGCAGCGGGTGTCCTTCATAATCGTAGTCCAGTAAAATGCGCTTGAGGTTGGGATGGCCGGTAAATACGATACCCAGTAAGTCGTATACTTCCCGCTCCTGCCAGTTTGCCCCGCCCCAGATGGGAAATACCGAAGGCAGCTCCGGATTGTCCCTATCCACAGAGGTCTTAACCATCAACGTATAGCCCTTTGCAGTGGAATTGATATTATATATAACTTCGAATTTGTTTTCATCGATATAATCCACGGCTGTCAGGTTGGTCAAAAAGTCCAGCGCGTAATCGTCTTTCAGTGCCTGCATAAATTCCAGCAGCTTGTCTTTGGGAACGATGACGGTCGACTGTTCATTAACCTCAATATAATTAAATTTTTGCCTAAGCTCCTCCACCAGTGCAGCATTATCTATCATTTTAACCCGTCACCACCTTGCCTTTTGACCTTTGAAGGTACTCCCGTTTGTCAAGAATCTTGGCCCTCAACATAAGGAATGCATCCAGCACCGCATCCGGCCTGGGCGGACAACCGGGCACATAAACATCCACAGGCACCAGTTTATTGACACCGGGTACCACATGATAGGAATCCACAAAAGGCCCGCCGGAAATGGCACAACCGCCAATGGCCATACACCACTTGGGTTCAGACATCTGTTCCCACAGGCGCACTACGAAATCCGCTGCTTTGGTGGTTACAGTACCGGCCACCAGCATAACATCAGCCTGGCGGGCGGTGTTACGCAAGACCTCGTACCCAAAGCGGGACAAGTCATAACGGGGACCCTGGGCGGCCATCAGGCCCTCAATGGCGCAGCAGGCCAAGCCAAAGCCAAGCGGCCAAATGGAGTGAGCCCGGGCCATGTTTAACACTTTTTCCACCGGAGCCAGGTGAACTAATCTTTTTACCTCATGCACGTTATAGAGATCCGGGTTATCACCGAAATATTCCGGGGCCCAAATGTCCTTTTGGACGGCTTCTATTTGTGTTTTCCCCTTGTTTACTTCCATTCCAACGCACCTTCCTTCCAGGCGTACCACAGACCAACGACTAAAATAAATACAAATATGATCATTTCAATGAACGCAAACAACCCCAGGCTTTGGAATTTGACCGCCCAGGCATAAAGATAAATAGTTTCCACATCAAATATGACAAAAAGTAAAGCATAAAGGAAGTAACTGGTTCTAAACTGTACCCATGTGGGTCCCTGGGTCGGCATACCGCATTCATACACTTCCAGCTTTAACGGCGTATTCCGTCTCGGCTGAATAAGAAAACTGGTCACAATGCCACCTGCACCAAAAATAACTGCGACTACAAGAAATATAAATACTCCCGCCCAGTCCGACATTTTTCTCCCCCCTTTCTTTGGCAAATTTTATTTAAAAAATAATTAATTACATGACCGGAGAGCAAACGAGTTTATCATAATTTTTACGCAGTTCCCCGGCACACAACGTGTTTCTACATTTTTTAACAATGTGTCGCGTACCTGACGGAAATATTATGGAACATTAGTTAATATTTTTTAAATAACCATACCCATTGCCAAGCTAACAACAATTCATATAGTTGATACCTGGTACTAAAATGAAATTTACCTCGTCATAAAACAAAGCCACGGGATATATGCGTGTTTGATTTGTTAATGCCCGCGGCAATGTCCAGTGCAAAAACACAATGTATACGTTGTCCACTGTATACATTCCATTTGGTTGGTCACGATTTATAATTTAATTGCTCCGACAGAAAAGGCTAAGCTTATATTATTTTTTCGCGATTGAGCTTAAAATCCCTGCCTTCATAAAATTTTTTTATGTCTTTTTACTGGTTGCCGGGCGTTTCAAGGCTACACCTGCCCAGTTTGCCCTCCCGAAATTCTTTGATTATGAAGGTCGCTGTTTTATAACTGTCTATTTTACCTCCGGACAGGTAAAAGCCCCTGTGCACACCGATTCTTTCAATCACTTCCCATGTTTCTTCCGGTAGCGCGCTTAGTTTGTAACGTTTGGCCAGCGTATCGGGTGCTTTACCCACCAGCCACTGCACCAGTTTTTCACATACTTCCTCCGGATTATATATCTGTTCTTTAATAGCCCCGGTTACCGCCAATTTATACGCGGTTTCGGGATCTTCAAATTTGGGCCAGAGTATGCCGGGTGTGTCCAGCAACTCCAACTTTCCCCCCAGTTTAATCCACTGTTCCCCTCTGGTTACCCCGGGGCGATTGCCGGTGCGGGCCGCTTTTTTACCGGCCAGCCTGTTGATCAGCATAGACTTTCCCACATTGGGCACCCCCACCACCATGCAGCGGGCTAACCGGGCAAGGCGTCCCCTGGCCATGTATTTTTTTATTGCCGGGCGGGCCAACTGTTCCGCCAGGGCAATCATTTTTTTTATACCCGCGCCGTGGTGAGCATCTACAGCCACCGCCGGATAACCGGCACGGGCAAAATAATTCAGCCATGCTGCCGTAATACTCGCATCGGCCAGGTCCGACTTGTTCAGCACCACCAATCTGGGCTTACCTTTTAAAATTACATTTATATCGGGGTTTCTGCTGCTGGCCGGTATACGGGCATCCAGCAATTCAATGGCCACATCCACCATTTGCAAGTTTTGCTGAACCTGCCTGCGGGCTTTGGCCATGTGCCCCGGGTACCATTGGATATCCATATTCACGTTCCTTTATATAACCTAGATTATTCCTTTTCACGGCACTTATGCATGGTGCCAGGTGCTTGATGGAAAAGATTGCTCCGGTCAGTTTGTTGTTAGGCCCGACCCTCTTTCGTCAGGCCATTGTGATGGACCACATAATGATTATTATGGTTTGATTTTGTACTACTATAACAGTTTAATCCGGTTTAAAGGCCAGTATATCAACACTGCTTTGCCGACGATATTCTGCTCGGGCAGCGGCCCCCAAACCCTGCTGTCGTCACTGTTGTTGCGGTTATCTCCCATCATGAAATAACTGCCGGGCGGCACATCCACCGGCCCGTAATCGGCAAATTTCAGCCCCGGGGGTAAATAACCCTCCTCTACCTGCTGGCCATTGACATATAATTGACTATCACGAATAGCCAGATTTTCGCCGCCGACACCAATGGTTCGCTTCACAAAGTCCCGGCTGGGGTCAAGGGGAAACTTGAATACAACGATGTCACCCCGCTGGGGTTCTTTAAAATAATAACTAAATTTGCTGACAATAATTCTATCCCCCACCTGCAGGCTGGGAACCATGGACTCAGAAGGAATATAAAAGGGCTGAAACAGAAACATTCTTATGACAACAGCCAATAATATCGCTATGGCCACCGATTCAAATATTTCCATTATTGCCGGTTTACCCTTTGCTTTTTTTCCTGCCAGTTGCTCCTGATCAGAATTTGGCATCATTATCTCCTCGATAAGAATCAATTATAATATCATTTAAAAAGGGACTGTCTTTATCAGCAGTCCCTGTATCACTAGCGACGAATTTCCTTAATACGGGCAGCTTTGCCGCGCAGCTTGCGCAGGTAGTAAAGCCTGGCTCTGCGGACACGCCCGCGCTTGGTAACTTCTATTTTATCAATCCTTGGCGAATGCAGAGGAAAAGTTCTTTCCACACCAACTCCGTAAGATACACGGCGCACGGTGAATGTCTCACCAAGCCCGCCGCCGCGGCGTCTGATCACTACACCTTCAAACACCTGGATGCGTTCCCGGTTGCCTTCCACCACTTTGACGTGCACTTTAACTGTGTCTCCAGGGCTGAAATCAGGAATATCACTTTTAAATTGTCCTTGTTCAACAGCTTTTATCAAATCCATGTTTGTACCTCCTTCCCCCCAGATGTTCATACCCCGACAACCTTTCGGGATAGCGGACCACCGTAATGAACAAGAAAGATTATACCATAATCCGCCTTGCAGTGCAACAACCGCAAGCTTACCCGGTTTTGCTCCCGACCCGGGCTTATGGATATTTTACAGCTCAATTACTAATTTATTACTTGCGCTTGATAACCCTGCCCACTTTATTAACCATGTACTCCTTCATTTTACCGGCCAGGTTATCCCCGTATAATTGACCTGCCTTATTGACCACATACTCCCAGATTTTATTGGACGGATTATTAATGAATATAAAGGCTATTCCAACTAGCACAACTATGACAGCAATAAAAAATGCGGTTCGCCATCCCTCACCACCGGCATCCGGGGATTGGACAGTATCCTCTGACTGTGGCGGCGGTGTTATGCCAAGCATTTCGGGCACGGCATTGGCCAGAAGGGCAACCCCGCTTTCAGCCTCGGGTTTTTGATTGGTATAGGTGCCGGCTTCAATCAACAGTGCAGTGGAAATCAAGTCCTGATTGTAATTGCCCCGGGCCATATATATTTCCTTAATCAATCCGGGATTTTTTTTGTTTACATAGGCCATTAAACGTTTGGCAAAGTCCAAATTGGCTGACATTTTAGGATTCTGCCTGCCCACCACCAAACGAATTTGGGTGACTTCACGATCGGACACAACATGCCGGTAAAACTCGGGATCATCAATGCCATCCCTGTGCACGTCAAAAATCGCCACCGGGTTATCCTCTAACAATTTTACAGCTGTGCGGCGGGAACGGTAATAGGCATTGGCATCATGGGGATCATGGGGGGTCCGGTCATAAAGCACTTTCACATCGTGCTTTTGGAGTTCCTTGTTGAAATTATCCCCCACTTGAAAAATACCCCCGTTAAAGGGTATTGAAGCAGCCCCGTCAGTGGGCAAATAAGATTCATCCGAGTGGGTGTGATAAATTCCTACAGGACGTTTATACCGCTGTTGGCTTGATACAACAACTACATCTTTAAATTGATCATAATAATCCATATACGAAAGCAGGGTTTTATCTTGACCCAAAAGGCTGACCCGGGCTGTGCTACCATGCACGCTATCCACCCGGTAATGATAACCCCGGGCATTGATTATTTGATCTCCCCGGGCAGGCACGCGGGATGTTTGGGTGATTAAACTACCATACCGGTCAATGTATTTATAGCATACCCCGGCCACATGGTCGGCCTGATCCTCAGCCAGCGCCGTCAGGGGAGATATTACAAGACCCCAACATATAACGGCTAACACTAATGCTGCACGCAATACTATCATGACCATGGCCTCCATATAAACATAGTAGTTTTATAATGGCCTGATCTGATAAATTTATTAGTACTTTTTTCAATGCCCGCTCATAAGCTATAAAAGAGAAACGCCAGACCTGCAAGGGGTGTTGAAGATTCATGTCGATACCGGTATCAACAATTCACATGTTAATTATAACCGGACGGTGACATTTATCATGCCCAGAGCTAAAACCCAAAAGCCACCATGTCCCTCCGGTCGTTTTTGGACCGTCCAGCCCGGGGATACTTTTTATTTAATAGCTTCCTTTGTGGGCACTACGGTTGCTGAATTAAAGCGCCTTAATCCCGGCTGTGACCCCGCCAACCTGCAAACCGGCCAAAAAATATGTCTGCCTCCTGAAAGAATCTGTCCCTCGGGGGTGTTTTGGGAGGTGGCACCGGGGGATACCCTGTACACCATCGCCCTGGCCACCGGAACCACCCTGGACCAACTGCTGGAGCTTAATCCATATGTCGACCCGTTAAAACTTTTACCCGGACAAACCATCTGTCTGCCCGGGTAAATCGCGGTGGCCGTAAAAGTATTTCCCCGCGGCGGGCTATATTACACTTTGTATTTTTTCTATTATTTCAAGTAAAATATCCCGGTCTTCGCTGTTTAAAACCTCTTCCCGCAACAGATCAGGGCGGCGCTCCAAAGTTTTCAACAGTGCCTGGCGACGGCGCCAGCGCCTGATTTTTTCGTGATGCCCGCTCATTAAAATTTCCGGCACCGGCAAGTCACCGTAAAGGCGAGGCCTTGTATACTGCGGGTATTCCAATAAACCCTGGTAAAAGGAATCATCTTCGGCGGATGCCTGCTCGCCCAACACACCGGGTATCATCCGGGAAACCGCATCCACCACCACCATGGCCGGCAGTTCACCACCGGTGAGTACGTAATCACCGATGGATAACTCGTCGGTCACGGCCAACTCCCGCACCCGCTCATCAATACCCTCGTAATGGCCGCAGATAATCACCAGGTGTTCTTCCCGGGCCAAATCCCGGGCCCAGTTTTGGTTAAAGGGCAGGCCGGTGGGGCACATCAATACCACCCTGGCCAGCAACCCGCCCCTCTGGCTGCGCACATGCTCCAGTGCCCGCATGATGGGCGGTGCCTGCAACACCATACCGGCCCCACCACCATAGGGGGTATCGTCTACGGTATTGTGCTTGTTACCGGCAAAATCGCGAATATCAACAAAGTTTATTTCCAAAAGTCCTTTGTCTCTGGCCCGTTTAATAATACTACTGTCAAAGGGACCGGAAAACATCTCCGGAAATAATGTCAGCATATCTATTTTCATGACAACTCTTCCAACCCCTCCGGCAAACAAACGGTCATTTTCCGCTGTTCCATATCAACACTGCGCACCACTTTTTTTAGCGCCGGTACCAGTAACGGGCGCCGGGTCGTCCCCTCGACAATAAACACATCATTGGCACCGGTTTGCAGCACTTCCCGCACTTGCCCCAGCAAGCGACCATCAACGGTGTACACCTCCATGCCCACTATGTCAAAGATATAAAAGGTATCCTCGGGCAGAGGCATCAACTCATCTCTGGGAACCAGCAGGGATGCTCCTTTAAGGGTTTCCGCGGCATTCATATCCTCAATACCGGCAAATTTAATAATAATAAACTTTTTATGATGATAAGTTCTTTCGATATCCATTAGTGTCGTTTTTTCCGGCAGGCTCACATGAACCCTTTTCATATCGTCAAAGCGCCGGGGGAAATCCGTTAACGGCAAAACCCTGACTTCGCCCCGGTGCCCCTGGGTATTAACTATTTTACCTATGGTTATATATTGCTCATCTGCACCCGGCAAAACCATCACCTCAAAACTTAAACAAGTTATCATCATTATGCCTGGTAATTCTGTAAAGCAAACACCGCCCCAAGGCCCGCCGGTATGTAATGGTAAACCGGTTATAATGCGAAAGAGGGCGGTATGCCCCCTTTTGGTCATTATGTTATGAATTTAAATAATCTCTACGGTGACCTTTTTGTGCTCTTTAGTGGCTGCTGCTTTTACAACGGCCCGAATGGCCCTGGCAATACGACCTTGTTTACCGATAACCTTGCCCATATCATCCCGGGCAACCCGTAATTCAATCACACAGGATTTGTCTTTCTCAATCATATCCACGGTCACCATATCAGGATGGTCGACGAGGGCCTTGGCCAATGTTTCCACCAGTTCCTTCATCGGTTAAACCTCCTCACTGGCCTTCGCCACCGGCAACATTTTTATTGATGCCAGCCTTGTTAAACAGCGCTTTGGTGGTATCGGTAAGCTGTGCTCCCTTGCGCAACCACTCCGCCGCCTTGGCTTCGTTGATGTTAATCACGGCGGGATTCTTTAGCGGGTCGTAATAGCCAATTTCCTCTATAAAACGACCGTCCCGGGGAGAGCGGGAATCGGCCACCACTATCCGGTAAAACGGCTTTTTCTTGGCCCCCATTCTCTTGAGCCTGATCTTAACTGCCACTAATGTCACCTCCTTTTGCTGGTATAAAAATGCCTTTAGCGTTTAGAAAGGCGATCCTTTTTTACCGAAACCTAAAAATCCCTTTTTACCCTTTTTCACGCTTTTTTCCATCTCCATTAACTGGCGCATCATTTTCCTGGTTTGCTCAAACTGCTTGAGCAGGCGGTTAACCTCCTGGACGCTGGTACCGCTGCCCCGGGCAATGCGCCTGCGGCGGCTGCCGTTTATTTCCTGGGGATGCTGTCTTTCCCAGGGAGTCATAGATTTTATGATGGCCTCCACAAGAACCAGATCCTTTTCATCCACTTCCAAGTCCTTGAGTTTTTTCATACCCCCAAGACCGGGGATCATGCCCAGGATTTGGTCTATGGGTCCCATTTTTTTAACCTGGTTTAACTGCTGAACAAAGTCATCCAGGGTAAATTCCATATTGCGGATACGTTTATTAAGTTTCTCAACCTGTTCTTGATCAAAGTTGGCCTGGGCTTTTTCAATTAAAGTAAGCATATCGCCCATACCTAAAATGCGGTCAGCCATCCGGTTGGGATGAAAGTCTTCCAGGGCGTCCAGTTTTTCGCCCACACCGACGAATTTAATCGGACAACCGGTAACTGCTTTAACCGAAAGTGCCGCCCCCCCCCGGGTGTCACCGTCCAGTTTAGTAAGCACCACACCGGTTAAAGTCAAACGCTCGTTAAAGGTTTTAGCAACGTTAACGGCATCCTGCCCGGTCATAGCATCAACCACCAGCAATATCTCATTGGGCTTTACAGCCTCTACAATGTTCTGCAGTTCGGCCATCAGCTCTTCATCGATGTGCAGCCGGCCGGCAGTGTCAATGATAACCAGGTCATTACCCTCCCGGCGAGCCTTTTCCACCGCCGCCCGGGCAATATCCGGCGGAGCCACGCCATCACCCATATTAAACACGGGTATATCCAATTGCCCGCCCAGCACCTGCAATTGCTTAATGGCCGCCGGGCGGTAGATATCGCAGGCCACCAGTAAAGGCCTGCGACC
The Desulfallas thermosapovorans DSM 6562 DNA segment above includes these coding regions:
- a CDS encoding NADH-quinone oxidoreductase subunit A — protein: MSDWAGVFIFLVVAVIFGAGGIVTSFLIQPRRNTPLKLEVYECGMPTQGPTWVQFRTSYFLYALLFVIFDVETIYLYAWAVKFQSLGLFAFIEMIIFVFILVVGLWYAWKEGALEWK
- a CDS encoding NADH-quinone oxidoreductase subunit B → MEVNKGKTQIEAVQKDIWAPEYFGDNPDLYNVHEVKRLVHLAPVEKVLNMARAHSIWPLGFGLACCAIEGLMAAQGPRYDLSRFGYEVLRNTARQADVMLVAGTVTTKAADFVVRLWEQMSEPKWCMAIGGCAISGGPFVDSYHVVPGVNKLVPVDVYVPGCPPRPDAVLDAFLMLRAKILDKREYLQRSKGKVVTG
- a CDS encoding LysM peptidoglycan-binding domain-containing protein, translating into MPRAKTQKPPCPSGRFWTVQPGDTFYLIASFVGTTVAELKRLNPGCDPANLQTGQKICLPPERICPSGVFWEVAPGDTLYTIALATGTTLDQLLELNPYVDPLKLLPGQTICLPG
- the spoIIP gene encoding stage II sporulation protein P translates to MIVLRAALVLAVICWGLVISPLTALAEDQADHVAGVCYKYIDRYGSLITQTSRVPARGDQIINARGYHYRVDSVHGSTARVSLLGQDKTLLSYMDYYDQFKDVVVVSSQQRYKRPVGIYHTHSDESYLPTDGAASIPFNGGIFQVGDNFNKELQKHDVKVLYDRTPHDPHDANAYYRSRRTAVKLLEDNPVAIFDVHRDGIDDPEFYRHVVSDREVTQIRLVVGRQNPKMSANLDFAKRLMAYVNKKNPGLIKEIYMARGNYNQDLISTALLIEAGTYTNQKPEAESGVALLANAVPEMLGITPPPQSEDTVQSPDAGGEGWRTAFFIAVIVVLVGIAFIFINNPSNKIWEYVVNKAGQLYGDNLAGKMKEYMVNKVGRVIKRK
- the rplS gene encoding 50S ribosomal protein L19 is translated as MDLIKAVEQGQFKSDIPDFSPGDTVKVHVKVVEGNRERIQVFEGVVIRRRGGGLGETFTVRRVSYGVGVERTFPLHSPRIDKIEVTKRGRVRRARLYYLRKLRGKAARIKEIRR
- the trmD gene encoding tRNA (guanosine(37)-N1)-methyltransferase TrmD codes for the protein MKIDMLTLFPEMFSGPFDSSIIKRARDKGLLEINFVDIRDFAGNKHNTVDDTPYGGGAGMVLQAPPIMRALEHVRSQRGGLLARVVLMCPTGLPFNQNWARDLAREEHLVIICGHYEGIDERVRELAVTDELSIGDYVLTGGELPAMVVVDAVSRMIPGVLGEQASAEDDSFYQGLLEYPQYTRPRLYGDLPVPEILMSGHHEKIRRWRRRQALLKTLERRPDLLREEVLNSEDRDILLEIIEKIQSVI
- a CDS encoding NADH-quinone oxidoreductase subunit C, which gives rise to MIDNAALVEELRQKFNYIEVNEQSTVIVPKDKLLEFMQALKDDYALDFLTNLTAVDYIDENKFEVIYNINSTAKGYTLMVKTSVDRDNPELPSVFPIWGGANWQEREVYDLLGIVFTGHPNLKRILLDYDYEGHPLRKDFQWKGGRE
- the lepB gene encoding signal peptidase I → MPNSDQEQLAGKKAKGKPAIMEIFESVAIAILLAVVIRMFLFQPFYIPSESMVPSLQVGDRIIVSKFSYYFKEPQRGDIVVFKFPLDPSRDFVKRTIGVGGENLAIRDSQLYVNGQQVEEGYLPPGLKFADYGPVDVPPGSYFMMGDNRNNSDDSRVWGPLPEQNIVGKAVLIYWPLNRIKLL
- the ylqF gene encoding ribosome biogenesis GTPase YlqF translates to MDIQWYPGHMAKARRQVQQNLQMVDVAIELLDARIPASSRNPDINVILKGKPRLVVLNKSDLADASITAAWLNYFARAGYPAVAVDAHHGAGIKKMIALAEQLARPAIKKYMARGRLARLARCMVVGVPNVGKSMLINRLAGKKAARTGNRPGVTRGEQWIKLGGKLELLDTPGILWPKFEDPETAYKLAVTGAIKEQIYNPEEVCEKLVQWLVGKAPDTLAKRYKLSALPEETWEVIERIGVHRGFYLSGGKIDSYKTATFIIKEFREGKLGRCSLETPGNQ